A genomic stretch from Candidatus Flexicrinis proximus includes:
- a CDS encoding ABC transporter substrate-binding protein, which yields MKHRSAFWIAIALVISLLSGSLAAQEMQFSESPMLAERVAAGTLPPVAERLPANPRVIDLPWSEIGTYGGDFKDPFVGDSFWAAQMVFFTFWKGLVTWDETYSDWRPNIAESVDVSEDATTYTFHLREGVKWSDGVPFTADDVQFAIEDIMGNEELNGGQFPNGWLTPSGTPPVFEKIDELTFVIKFDVPYGMFLLNMCGWPGWELVTAPKHYLQQFHIDYNPDGIDALIAETEGAEDWVSLFQSHSAVGPGTDQSVISRDLAYPTMHPWIYTEALGTGTQFVAERNPYYYWVDTAGNQLPYIDRIVGTLYQDDQTMLVDVLDGGFDTMANTTNEQRSLFFDNEAQSGLKVYRNLSEGGGQVSIHFNITHPALGEVFAQKDFRIGMSHAINRQEVIDTVYFGQGTPRQVSPVEASPLYNEQLSTQYLEYNVDLANEALDKVLPDKDADGWRINPATGEKLSVVMTVQSGDYGLRFADVAELLKGYYAAVGVDLIVDVVDNTVWTERRNDNSMEATIFTGEGGYGITAITDPRYFVPIHGQGIYANAWAISWLEPNNPAGVVPPQEIQDHIAKYQSVLQAPTSEERISLMKEVLQFAADQFWVIGISSATDAYRPLNAQLGNVPEAWVSGWNMGGPAIAFPEQWFFKAE from the coding sequence ATGAAACACCGCAGTGCGTTTTGGATCGCTATCGCTTTAGTCATCAGCTTGTTGTCCGGCAGCCTTGCCGCCCAGGAAATGCAGTTCAGTGAGTCGCCGATGCTCGCAGAGCGTGTGGCGGCGGGAACACTGCCCCCGGTCGCGGAACGGCTTCCAGCCAACCCACGCGTCATCGACCTGCCCTGGTCGGAAATTGGCACCTACGGCGGCGACTTCAAAGATCCGTTCGTGGGCGATTCGTTCTGGGCCGCGCAGATGGTCTTCTTCACCTTCTGGAAGGGTCTGGTCACCTGGGACGAGACGTACTCGGACTGGCGCCCGAACATTGCCGAGAGCGTGGATGTGAGCGAGGACGCGACCACCTACACGTTCCACCTGCGTGAAGGCGTCAAATGGTCCGACGGCGTACCTTTCACCGCGGACGATGTCCAGTTCGCGATTGAAGACATCATGGGCAACGAAGAGCTGAACGGCGGCCAGTTCCCGAACGGCTGGCTGACGCCGAGCGGCACCCCGCCGGTGTTCGAGAAGATCGACGAGCTGACATTCGTGATCAAGTTCGACGTGCCATACGGCATGTTTCTGCTGAATATGTGCGGCTGGCCCGGCTGGGAATTGGTCACGGCGCCGAAGCATTACCTGCAGCAGTTCCATATCGATTACAACCCCGACGGCATCGACGCGCTGATCGCGGAGACCGAGGGCGCGGAAGACTGGGTATCGCTGTTCCAGTCGCACTCGGCCGTCGGCCCCGGCACTGACCAGTCGGTCATCAGCCGCGACCTGGCTTATCCCACCATGCACCCGTGGATTTATACGGAAGCGTTGGGTACCGGCACGCAGTTCGTTGCGGAACGCAACCCGTATTACTACTGGGTTGACACGGCGGGCAACCAGCTGCCTTACATCGACCGGATCGTCGGCACGCTGTACCAGGACGACCAGACGATGCTGGTAGACGTGCTGGACGGCGGATTCGACACGATGGCGAACACCACCAACGAACAGCGCTCGCTGTTCTTCGACAACGAAGCGCAGTCGGGGCTGAAGGTCTACCGCAACCTGAGCGAAGGCGGCGGTCAGGTCAGCATCCACTTCAATATTACCCACCCGGCGCTGGGCGAAGTTTTCGCACAGAAGGACTTCCGCATCGGCATGTCGCACGCGATCAACCGGCAGGAAGTGATCGACACGGTGTACTTTGGCCAGGGCACGCCGCGGCAGGTTTCGCCGGTCGAGGCATCGCCGCTGTACAACGAGCAGTTGAGCACGCAGTACCTGGAATACAACGTGGACCTGGCGAACGAAGCCCTTGACAAGGTTCTGCCGGACAAGGACGCGGATGGCTGGCGCATCAACCCGGCCACTGGTGAAAAACTGTCGGTCGTGATGACCGTACAGAGCGGCGACTACGGTCTGCGCTTCGCGGACGTGGCCGAACTGCTGAAGGGCTATTACGCAGCGGTCGGCGTCGACCTGATCGTCGACGTAGTGGACAACACCGTATGGACGGAACGCCGCAACGATAACAGCATGGAAGCAACGATCTTCACGGGCGAAGGCGGTTATGGCATCACCGCAATCACCGACCCGCGCTATTTCGTCCCGATCCATGGTCAGGGCATCTATGCCAACGCCTGGGCGATCTCGTGGCTGGAACCGAACAATCCGGCTGGCGTCGTACCGCCGCAGGAAATTCAGGACCACATCGCCAAGTATCAGAGCGTGCTGCAGGCGCCGACCTCGGAAGAGCGCATTAGCCTGATGAAGGAAGTCCTGCAATTTGCGGCTGACCAGTTCTGGGTCATCGGCATCAGCAGCGCGACCGACGCTTACCGTCCGTTGAATGCCCAGTTGGGCAACGTGCCGGAAGCCTGGGTCAGCGGTTGGAACATGGGTGGGCCGGCCATCGCCTTCCCGGAGCAGTGGTTCTTCAAGGCAGAGTAA
- a CDS encoding Gldg family protein, producing MITYRARGLRHWIVTIILTGVLLLLVAFVYQRAADAVITLDMTQAQQYTLSRETLDILAQVEQPMRITGFYSTDVLRVRELDASIVRLYESATDGLITGVFYNPNDEPVLAEQFQLQVDGELFISYMTANGEVDFSTVTRVVPENNQERNLTSAIVRLLEINKFSVAFDSTFSDVSPYDTTDRGFSGLFNGLSANGIAWSSLDLAGIAARGENIPQEITAVVLTRMREQISPAAIGVIDRYLKGGGAMLIMADADFSEAPFLSEDDPFNDFLWENYGIRMLDAIAIDAVSNAGTELDLLSYATSDGSSITGRLNDVNNPDSRTLFRIARAIEIDPSPPVNNGMVIATSETSYGETNFEDLLRSNDYSYAVTEDVTGPLNVAAWANDETTGARILLVGDVDWSSNGLVSSPVGNSILFTDGIAWLTGFGEQLSFAPQGRTTNLPTIFLSTQQLDLIALITVILMPGGALLLGLGIWWVRNRQ from the coding sequence ATGATCACTTACCGGGCACGCGGACTGCGGCATTGGATCGTCACAATCATCCTGACCGGGGTGCTGCTGCTGCTGGTGGCATTTGTCTACCAGCGGGCGGCGGACGCGGTAATCACACTGGATATGACTCAGGCGCAGCAGTACACGCTGTCGCGGGAGACGCTGGATATCCTGGCGCAGGTCGAGCAGCCGATGCGGATCACTGGATTTTACAGTACGGACGTGCTGCGGGTGCGCGAACTGGACGCCTCGATTGTGCGGCTGTATGAGTCGGCGACAGACGGACTGATCACCGGCGTATTCTATAACCCGAACGACGAGCCGGTGCTGGCGGAGCAGTTTCAGCTTCAGGTCGACGGCGAGCTATTCATCTCGTATATGACGGCGAACGGCGAGGTGGACTTCTCGACCGTCACGCGGGTGGTGCCAGAGAATAATCAGGAGAGAAACCTGACGAGTGCGATTGTGCGACTACTGGAGATTAACAAGTTCAGCGTGGCGTTCGACAGCACCTTCAGCGACGTCAGCCCGTACGACACGACCGACCGCGGTTTTTCGGGGCTGTTCAACGGGCTGAGCGCAAACGGGATCGCGTGGAGTTCGCTGGACCTGGCGGGGATCGCAGCGCGCGGCGAGAACATCCCCCAAGAGATCACGGCGGTGGTGCTGACGCGGATGCGGGAACAGATCTCGCCGGCGGCGATCGGCGTGATTGACCGCTATCTCAAGGGCGGCGGGGCGATGCTGATCATGGCCGACGCGGACTTCAGCGAGGCGCCGTTCCTGAGCGAGGACGACCCATTCAACGATTTCCTGTGGGAGAACTACGGCATCAGGATGCTGGACGCGATCGCTATCGACGCGGTCTCCAACGCCGGCACGGAGCTTGACCTGCTGAGTTACGCGACATCGGACGGGTCGAGCATCACGGGGCGGCTGAACGATGTCAACAATCCGGATTCGCGGACGCTGTTCAGGATTGCGCGGGCAATCGAGATCGACCCATCACCGCCGGTTAATAACGGCATGGTGATCGCGACGAGCGAGACGAGTTACGGGGAAACTAATTTCGAAGACCTGCTGCGGTCGAACGATTATTCCTACGCGGTGACCGAGGACGTGACCGGGCCGCTAAACGTGGCGGCGTGGGCCAACGACGAAACGACTGGCGCACGAATCCTGCTGGTGGGTGATGTGGACTGGTCTTCCAACGGACTAGTAAGCAGCCCGGTGGGTAACAGCATCTTATTTACAGACGGAATCGCGTGGCTGACGGGATTCGGTGAGCAGTTGAGTTTTGCGCCGCAAGGCCGGACGACCAATCTGCCCACGATCTTCCTGAGTACGCAGCAATTGGACCTGATTGCGCTGATTACCGTGATTCTGATGCCCGGCGGCGCGCTGCTGCTGGGGTTGGGAATATGGTGGGTGCGCAACCGACAGTAG
- the arsD gene encoding arsenite efflux transporter metallochaperone ArsD, which yields MSEPISLFDTPAQPTIVAQVEIFDPPMCCSTGLCGPNLDQTLLDVSEMLLALRAKNVTAERYQMASHPNVFIHNNDVMRLVRERQMDALPITLVNGRVVKVGAYPTMAEIQNALEPENAS from the coding sequence ATGAGCGAACCGATCTCTCTATTCGATACTCCCGCACAGCCGACGATTGTCGCGCAGGTCGAGATTTTCGATCCGCCAATGTGCTGTTCAACCGGCCTTTGCGGTCCGAACCTCGATCAGACCTTACTCGACGTTAGTGAAATGCTCCTCGCGCTTAGGGCAAAGAACGTGACGGCGGAACGCTATCAGATGGCCAGCCATCCGAATGTGTTCATCCACAACAACGATGTCATGCGCCTCGTGCGCGAGCGGCAGATGGACGCGCTGCCGATTACGCTTGTGAATGGCAGGGTCGTGAAGGTCGGGGCTTATCCCACGATGGCCGAAATACAGAACGCGCTTGAACCAGAGAATGCATCATGA
- a CDS encoding DUF1992 domain-containing protein gives MAYHGDSTDELIRKAIGDGANLPNAGKRLDLDDPYTPDDLKLAHKILKDNGFVPTWIAESRDLDALRDGLLRQLTAALRANTVSQTLNAEISAFNKRVLSFNLKAPQGISHKRIIDPERERRRLKNG, from the coding sequence ATGGCTTACCACGGCGATTCGACCGACGAACTCATTCGCAAGGCCATCGGCGATGGCGCCAATCTGCCCAACGCCGGCAAGCGCCTCGATCTCGACGATCCCTACACCCCCGACGACCTCAAGCTCGCCCACAAAATCCTCAAAGACAACGGCTTTGTGCCGACCTGGATCGCCGAGAGCAGGGACCTCGATGCCCTGCGCGACGGCCTGCTTCGACAGCTTACGGCCGCGCTCCGCGCCAATACAGTCTCTCAAACGCTAAACGCCGAAATCTCGGCGTTCAACAAGCGTGTGCTTTCATTCAACCTTAAAGCGCCGCAAGGCATTTCGCACAAGCGGATAATCGACCCCGAACGTGAGCGCCGTCGGCTTAAGAACGGATAA
- the arsB gene encoding ACR3 family arsenite efflux transporter, protein MNQQINARSSKPARGVFSKLSVLDRFLPVWIFAAMALGIALGNVFPGLGPALDSVKLDTVSLPIAVGLLWMMYPVLAKVKYGKMPEMAANWKMSGTSLILNWIVGPALMFVLAWLMLPDYPEYRTGLILVGLARCIAMVLIWNMLACGDNEYAAVLVAINSVFQIVMYTVLGYFYLTIVPGWLGGSAVALNISMGEIAKSVLIFLGIPLAAGFLTRLILTRVKGETWYEAKFVPRLSPTAIVGLLFTIVMMFSLKGDVILERPLDVVRIALPLLVYFLIMFSLSFGVSYLLKFPYADTATISFTAAGNNFELAIAVAIGVFGLASGEALATVVGPLIEVPVLISLVYLSLWLGRRLYPTDPLWRSADAQSE, encoded by the coding sequence ATGAATCAGCAGATTAATGCCCGTTCCAGCAAACCTGCTCGTGGTGTTTTCAGCAAGCTTTCGGTCTTGGATCGTTTCCTGCCGGTATGGATCTTTGCTGCGATGGCGTTGGGTATTGCGCTAGGGAATGTCTTCCCCGGCCTGGGGCCAGCGCTCGACTCGGTCAAGCTGGATACCGTCTCCCTGCCGATCGCGGTCGGGCTGTTGTGGATGATGTATCCGGTGCTCGCAAAGGTGAAATACGGCAAGATGCCAGAGATGGCAGCGAACTGGAAGATGTCCGGCACGTCACTGATTCTCAACTGGATTGTTGGCCCGGCACTGATGTTTGTGCTTGCCTGGCTGATGCTTCCGGACTATCCGGAATACCGTACCGGCCTGATCCTGGTCGGGCTGGCACGGTGCATCGCGATGGTGCTGATCTGGAACATGCTGGCCTGCGGCGACAACGAGTACGCGGCCGTATTGGTGGCGATCAACTCCGTATTTCAGATCGTTATGTACACCGTGCTGGGCTATTTCTATCTGACGATCGTACCGGGATGGCTGGGCGGGTCGGCCGTTGCGCTCAATATTTCGATGGGAGAGATCGCAAAAAGTGTGCTGATCTTCCTCGGAATTCCGCTGGCGGCCGGATTTCTCACACGCCTGATCCTGACGCGTGTCAAAGGCGAAACCTGGTACGAAGCGAAATTCGTGCCTCGCTTATCGCCAACGGCCATCGTCGGGCTGCTGTTCACGATTGTGATGATGTTTTCGCTCAAAGGCGATGTCATCCTCGAACGTCCACTGGACGTAGTTCGCATCGCGCTGCCGCTGTTAGTGTACTTCCTGATCATGTTCAGCCTGTCATTCGGTGTTTCTTACCTATTGAAGTTTCCGTATGCCGATACCGCCACGATCTCGTTTACGGCCGCAGGAAACAACTTTGAACTGGCCATCGCGGTGGCTATCGGTGTCTTTGGGCTTGCGTCGGGCGAGGCGCTGGCGACAGTGGTCGGCCCATTGATCGAAGTACCGGTTTTGATCAGTCTGGTCTATCTGTCGCTGTGGTTAGGGCGCCGGCTCTATCCGACCGATCCCCTGTGGCGGTCTGCTGATGCGCAGTCTGAATAG
- a CDS encoding ABC transporter permease → MLKYVLKRLLYVVPTMFIISLLVFATIQLPEGDYVTNMIESMRNQSGSSTWSPQFEQAMRDRYGLNQPVYVQYAKWMGNILLKGDFGYSFQYNEPSEKMIGDRMGMTLVVSISAFVFTWMVALPIGVLSAVRQYSLADYFFSFIGFLGLATPGFLVALVLLFLSFKYGGASLTGLFSREFENAPWTIEKVFDLMRHLWIPMIIIGIGGTAGLIRVMRANLLDELHKPYVETARAKGMPEWKLLIKYPLRQAMNPFVSSISWVLPGLIAGEALVSIVLNLPTSGPILLNSLLQEDMFLAAGFLMLLSLMTIIGTLISDILLAWLDPRIRLS, encoded by the coding sequence ATGTTGAAATACGTCTTGAAGCGACTGCTATATGTCGTGCCGACCATGTTTATCATATCGCTGCTGGTTTTTGCGACGATCCAGCTTCCCGAAGGCGATTATGTGACGAATATGATCGAGAGCATGCGCAACCAGTCCGGCTCATCGACGTGGTCGCCGCAGTTCGAGCAGGCGATGCGTGACCGTTACGGACTGAACCAGCCCGTCTACGTGCAGTACGCCAAGTGGATGGGGAACATCCTGCTGAAGGGCGACTTCGGCTATTCGTTCCAGTATAACGAGCCTTCCGAAAAGATGATCGGCGACCGAATGGGGATGACGCTGGTGGTGTCGATCTCGGCGTTCGTGTTCACCTGGATGGTGGCGCTGCCGATTGGCGTGCTTTCGGCGGTACGCCAATACAGCCTGGCTGATTATTTTTTCAGCTTCATCGGGTTCCTGGGGCTGGCGACGCCGGGGTTCCTGGTGGCGCTGGTGCTGCTGTTCCTCTCGTTCAAGTACGGCGGGGCGAGCCTGACAGGGCTGTTCTCACGCGAGTTCGAGAACGCACCGTGGACGATTGAGAAAGTCTTCGACCTGATGCGGCACTTATGGATTCCGATGATCATCATCGGCATCGGGGGGACGGCGGGGCTGATCCGCGTGATGCGGGCAAACCTGCTGGACGAACTGCATAAGCCGTATGTCGAGACGGCGCGCGCCAAGGGCATGCCGGAGTGGAAGCTGCTGATCAAGTATCCGCTGCGACAGGCGATGAACCCGTTCGTGAGCAGCATCTCATGGGTGCTGCCGGGGCTGATTGCGGGGGAAGCGCTGGTGTCGATTGTATTGAACTTACCGACCAGCGGCCCGATCCTGCTGAACTCGCTGTTGCAGGAGGATATGTTCCTCGCGGCGGGATTCCTGATGCTGCTGAGCCTGATGACGATCATCGGCACGCTGATTTCGGACATTCTGCTGGCGTGGCTCGACCCACGCATCCGGCTCAGTTGA
- a CDS encoding LacI family DNA-binding transcriptional regulator, whose protein sequence is MIKSKRPTLRDVARQAEVSYQTVSRVINNNEHVSAETRARVEKAIRSLGFKPNRAAQILQTERSHTIEVILFNSGFNLFLYEMARSSQRLGYHFVISAITEKEFASTLESAASRFIDGLIILPEAPLSEDFDTIMRLTDGIPFVQIGAKLGASVPSVIYNQAEGARLATQHLIDLGHRNIAEISGPFRNYDGYDRHVSWLSTLRDNALTPGPSVEGEFSIESGYRGMQQLLDSGALFTAVFIGNDSMAIGAISALRQRGLYVPDDISIVGFDDVPEAAHFVPALTTVRQDFQLIGRLAVEYIASMVETHDTPVHQRVLQPSLIVRDSTRALK, encoded by the coding sequence ATGATCAAATCCAAACGCCCTACATTACGTGATGTCGCCCGCCAGGCTGAGGTCTCCTACCAGACCGTTTCGCGCGTCATCAACAACAACGAACACGTCTCGGCCGAGACACGCGCCCGCGTCGAGAAGGCCATTCGCTCCCTCGGCTTCAAACCCAACCGCGCCGCGCAGATCCTCCAGACCGAGCGCTCGCATACCATCGAAGTCATCCTTTTCAACAGTGGCTTCAACCTGTTCCTCTATGAGATGGCCCGCTCCTCGCAGCGCCTCGGCTACCATTTCGTCATCTCGGCCATCACCGAGAAGGAATTCGCCAGCACCCTCGAAAGTGCGGCATCGCGCTTCATTGACGGCCTGATCATCCTCCCCGAAGCCCCACTCTCCGAAGACTTCGATACCATCATGCGCCTGACCGATGGCATCCCCTTCGTTCAGATTGGCGCCAAACTGGGAGCGTCTGTCCCCTCGGTCATCTACAACCAGGCCGAAGGCGCCCGTCTCGCAACCCAACACCTGATCGACCTCGGCCACCGCAACATCGCCGAAATCAGCGGCCCCTTCCGCAACTATGACGGCTACGATCGCCACGTCAGTTGGCTCTCAACCCTCCGCGACAATGCCCTGACTCCCGGCCCCAGCGTCGAAGGGGAGTTCTCCATAGAATCCGGCTACCGTGGCATGCAGCAGCTCCTCGACAGCGGAGCGCTATTCACAGCGGTCTTTATCGGCAATGACTCGATGGCCATCGGGGCGATCTCCGCCTTGCGCCAGCGCGGTCTGTACGTCCCCGACGACATCTCCATCGTCGGCTTCGATGATGTGCCGGAAGCCGCACACTTTGTCCCGGCTCTCACCACCGTCCGCCAGGATTTTCAGCTCATCGGCCGCCTGGCTGTCGAGTACATCGCCAGTATGGTAGAGACTCACGACACGCCCGTCCACCAGCGCGTGCTCCAGCCTTCGCTCATTGTCCGCGACAGTACCCGCGCCCTCAAGTAA
- a CDS encoding helix-turn-helix transcriptional regulator: MPGIAKVVCNPEVHRRLGDVETDQFADAFKALSNPIRLQMIDLISQGGGQVCGCDIERHFDLTQPTISHHLKVLRDAGLIQSEPRGTWVMHRLNAPMLTALQGLLMMLNNTGR; this comes from the coding sequence ATGCCCGGTATTGCCAAGGTCGTCTGCAATCCTGAGGTGCATCGACGGCTCGGCGACGTTGAAACGGACCAGTTTGCAGATGCGTTCAAGGCGCTCAGTAACCCAATCCGGCTTCAGATGATCGATCTGATCAGCCAGGGCGGCGGCCAGGTCTGCGGGTGTGACATTGAAAGGCATTTTGACCTCACGCAGCCAACAATTTCACATCATTTGAAGGTCCTGCGCGACGCAGGTCTTATTCAATCAGAGCCGCGTGGAACATGGGTCATGCACCGGCTCAATGCGCCAATGCTGACCGCCCTCCAAGGGCTTCTGATGATGCTCAACAATACAGGGCGCTAG
- a CDS encoding GNAT family N-acetyltransferase, whose protein sequence is MTIQQNDFGAVAVAFKQEYLPRPVDLTHTADRRRLVDDPDAGRLWVVARRYEPEPPPLPPAEIEDNVIMAAPPPKPPVIGYVVARYDETQEVVWVDDVAVTPEYRRNRVATRLLDGVRQWAREQGAHRMLVAIPTKHVPMMTLAGQLGLTFCGYNDQYFLNHDIAVMFGIRLARRGRVE, encoded by the coding sequence ATGACGATCCAGCAGAACGACTTTGGCGCGGTGGCTGTCGCGTTCAAGCAGGAATACCTGCCGCGGCCGGTGGACCTGACACATACAGCGGACAGGCGCCGGCTGGTCGACGATCCTGACGCGGGACGGCTGTGGGTCGTGGCGCGCAGATACGAGCCGGAACCACCGCCGCTACCGCCGGCAGAGATCGAGGACAACGTGATCATGGCCGCGCCGCCGCCGAAACCGCCGGTGATCGGATACGTAGTGGCGCGATATGACGAGACGCAGGAAGTGGTGTGGGTGGACGACGTGGCAGTGACGCCGGAATACCGGCGGAACAGGGTGGCGACGCGGCTACTGGATGGCGTGAGGCAGTGGGCACGGGAGCAGGGCGCGCACCGGATGCTGGTCGCGATCCCGACCAAACACGTGCCGATGATGACGCTGGCAGGGCAGCTCGGGCTAACCTTCTGCGGCTATAACGACCAATATTTCCTTAATCACGACATTGCAGTGATGTTCGGCATAAGGCTGGCGCGGCGCGGTCGTGTAGAATAA
- a CDS encoding methyltransferase domain-containing protein encodes MSSPEQSVSFDRAATYYDQTRGFPAGIDLKAAALMAQTAGITRDSQVIEIGVGTGRLALPLAQHSGRYYGVDLSAAMMDVLRSKQPAYPDGDIRLTAGDVMRLPLKSGSIDFAVMVHILHLIPDPQAAVRELARVLKPGGAAVAGWNWRREPTLEILSQAWGDVTGDFLRHDRRDTAPETLEAAGWRLRRQDGLQYSTTMTATQKIEAFRGRIYSSLWRLPDEVWRAGVEAMEKALAEHYPDPDAPQPVEHTFFVAVYERP; translated from the coding sequence ATGTCTTCCCCGGAACAGAGCGTCAGCTTCGACCGTGCGGCGACTTATTACGACCAGACGCGCGGATTTCCAGCGGGCATAGACCTGAAAGCCGCCGCGCTCATGGCTCAAACGGCAGGGATCACGCGCGACTCGCAGGTGATCGAAATCGGGGTGGGGACCGGCCGGCTGGCGCTGCCCCTGGCGCAGCACAGCGGGCGGTATTACGGCGTGGACCTGTCGGCGGCGATGATGGATGTCCTGCGCTCCAAACAGCCGGCGTACCCTGACGGAGACATCCGGCTGACCGCAGGAGACGTGATGCGGCTGCCGCTCAAGTCGGGGAGCATCGACTTCGCGGTGATGGTCCACATCCTGCATCTGATCCCCGATCCGCAGGCCGCGGTGCGTGAACTGGCGCGGGTGTTGAAGCCCGGTGGCGCGGCTGTCGCTGGGTGGAACTGGCGGCGCGAACCGACACTCGAAATCCTGTCGCAGGCATGGGGCGACGTAACCGGCGATTTCCTGCGGCACGATCGGCGCGACACAGCGCCAGAAACGCTGGAAGCGGCTGGCTGGCGGCTGCGCCGGCAAGACGGGTTGCAGTACAGCACCACGATGACCGCGACCCAGAAGATAGAGGCTTTTCGCGGGCGGATTTATTCGAGCCTGTGGCGACTGCCGGATGAGGTATGGCGAGCGGGTGTCGAGGCGATGGAGAAAGCGCTGGCCGAGCATTACCCGGATCCAGATGCCCCGCAGCCGGTCGAGCATACGTTTTTCGTGGCGGTTTACGAGCGGCCCTAA
- a CDS encoding sigma-70 family RNA polymerase sigma factor has product MIAITEVKPTNELHKQLVEKAKREGGISYDDILALMPHAENDVALLDDLMGSLMEEGIDVAQHSPSPDDLVESEMLAEFDPDLESLDLGIAAEGANPYAWETELIDDAGYQQALDTDDVVGLYLKEAGRVPLLTAEMEVELAKRMERGLLAQQKLDEMGERLSPDDVYTLKDYVLDAEDAQEHLVRANARLVISVAKKYIGRGVHFLDLIQEGNIGLIRATNKFEYRRGHKFSTYATWWIRQAVSRAVADQGRTIRVPVHMGDQLNRMRRVQLQLLQELGREPNIDELAIGMETTPDKVEHLLEISRRPVSLETPIDEEGDSTFGDFVEDTSTPAPAEEVATHLLHEQLQGALNRLPSREAQILRLRYGLEDGRVYTLEEVGQTIGVTRERVRQLEAQALNRLRQSSAHIILRDYLYGE; this is encoded by the coding sequence ATGATCGCAATCACAGAAGTGAAACCCACAAACGAACTCCACAAGCAACTTGTGGAAAAAGCCAAGCGCGAAGGCGGCATCTCGTATGATGATATCCTCGCGTTGATGCCGCATGCCGAGAACGACGTCGCACTTCTGGACGACCTGATGGGCAGTCTAATGGAAGAAGGCATAGACGTAGCCCAGCACTCGCCCAGCCCCGATGATTTGGTGGAGAGTGAGATGCTTGCTGAATTCGATCCGGATCTGGAAAGCCTCGATCTAGGAATTGCCGCAGAAGGCGCAAATCCGTACGCGTGGGAAACCGAGCTGATCGACGACGCCGGGTATCAACAAGCGCTGGACACCGACGATGTGGTCGGCCTGTACCTGAAGGAAGCGGGACGCGTTCCGTTGCTGACGGCGGAGATGGAAGTCGAACTGGCGAAGCGGATGGAGCGCGGGCTGTTGGCGCAGCAGAAGCTGGACGAGATGGGCGAACGCCTGTCGCCGGACGACGTCTACACGCTGAAGGATTACGTGCTGGACGCGGAAGACGCGCAGGAACATCTGGTGCGTGCGAATGCGCGCCTGGTGATCAGCGTGGCGAAGAAGTACATCGGCCGCGGCGTGCATTTTCTGGATCTGATTCAGGAAGGCAACATCGGTCTGATCCGCGCGACCAACAAGTTCGAGTACCGGCGAGGACACAAGTTCAGTACGTATGCAACCTGGTGGATTCGCCAAGCGGTAAGCCGCGCGGTGGCCGATCAGGGCCGTACTATCCGCGTCCCGGTGCACATGGGCGACCAGCTAAACCGGATGCGGCGCGTTCAACTGCAACTGCTGCAGGAACTGGGGCGCGAGCCGAATATCGACGAACTGGCCATTGGCATGGAAACGACACCGGACAAGGTCGAACATCTGCTGGAAATCAGCCGGCGGCCGGTGAGCCTTGAGACGCCGATCGACGAAGAAGGCGACAGCACATTCGGCGATTTCGTCGAGGACACCAGCACCCCCGCCCCGGCGGAGGAAGTGGCGACACACCTGCTGCACGAACAGCTTCAGGGCGCGCTGAACCGCCTGCCGAGCCGCGAGGCGCAAATCCTGCGCCTGCGCTACGGGTTGGAAGACGGACGGGTCTACACGCTCGAAGAAGTCGGGCAGACCATCGGCGTGACGCGCGAGCGGGTCCGCCAGCTCGAAGCCCAGGCGCTCAACCGCCTGCGCCAGTCGAGCGCCCACATTATCCTGCGTGACTACCTGTACGGGGAATAG
- the tatA gene encoding twin-arginine translocase TatA/TatE family subunit, with protein sequence MRPGIPELLIILVIVLLVFGAGRIRKVFGELGGGIAEFRKGLKDGQEETEAKKDDPVIRS encoded by the coding sequence ATGCGTCCGGGAATCCCTGAGCTACTCATCATCCTGGTCATCGTCCTGTTGGTCTTCGGAGCAGGCCGGATTCGTAAGGTATTTGGCGAGCTTGGCGGCGGTATCGCTGAGTTCCGCAAAGGCCTGAAAGACGGCCAGGAAGAAACCGAAGCGAAAAAGGACGACCCCGTTATCCGTTCTTAA